In Acomys russatus chromosome 13, mAcoRus1.1, whole genome shotgun sequence, the genomic stretch TTGTTTTCCCGGCTAGACCATGATTCTCTGCTGGCTATTTAACAATTTCCAATCAACTGCAATTGAAAGGAGATATAAATTATACTCTGCACAATGGCTGAACTACTTAAGGAGAAAATGATAAACCGTTGCTCTCGTCAGCCAGAGGCCCCTAGAAGAGGTGGCTTTCACTCAGCACTTACTTTACTTTTGCCTTAGACTCAGCAGGTGGCCCGAATCATTCCTAATCTAAGCCATTACTCTGCCTTCTGATGCACGGACATTGCCAGTGCAGCAGTTGGTGGgaactccaggctggcctggaaggaAAAAAGATGGCAGCCTAATGCCGTCACTGACCATGggctgggtttttctttttttttttttctttttggtttttcgagacaggctttctctgtgtagcctttggctgttcaggactcactttgtagaccaggctggcctcaaactcacagcgatccgcctgcctctgcctcccgagtgctgggattaaaggcgtgcgccaccatgcccggctatggGCTGGGTTTTTCTAGCTCTAACTGGGCTGGGCCTTTGGGGAAGAGCTGAAAGTTCTCCTgccttaaaaacatttaaaaaaaaaaaaaatttattagccgggcatggtggcacatgcctttaatcccagcactcaggaggcagaggcaggccgattgctgtgagtcggaggccatcctggtctacagagcaagtctaggacagccaaggctacacagataaaccctgtctcaaaatgtctcccccgccccccgcaaaaaatattcatatttatgtgtgtgtgtgcgctctctGTGTGAGGGAGCTGAAGTTACACTTACGGTAGCTGGGAGTCTGGAAACCGAAATCATCAGCCAGGATTCAGAGAGTGTGTGGTGGGATGGGTAATAGAACACAAGGAATGCAACATTTGCGAATTAGCCTCTCCTTGCCCCACTAAAGGaacctctgcaggaacagcaagtctttttgtttgcttttttagagacagggtttctctgtgtagacttggctgtcctggactcactttgtagaccaggctggcctcatactcacagcgatccatctgtctctacctccagagtgctggggttaaaggtgtgtgccaccatgcccggtttaaaaagcaagtgctcttaagccgAGTCAGTTGCCCAGCCTCCTCCATTCCCCTTTGATGCCATGGAGATTGTATGTTTCCCAGACACACCAGGGACTCCTACTCTTTTGAATATCGCTCGTGTATCTCATCCCTTCTCTGGCTTCTCGTAAGCAAGAGCCACACAAGAGCTGCACCCACACGGTCACTGTGCAGCTggatgccttttctttcttcttcctttgaaatGGCTTCAGCTTACTACTTGATTTACTTagttttgctgagacagggtaGCTCTTGTTGTTCTGGAACTCTGGTAGGCCAGCTGGCCCTCAGACTCAGACATTGTCCACCTACctttgtcttccaagtgctaggattaaaggcacgcaccaccactgcagaggcaggcagatctcttgagtttcaggccagcctggtctacagagtgagttccaagacagccaaggttacacagagcaaccctgtcttgaacccccaacacacacacacacacacacacacacacacacacacacagcaaacaacaGAACAAGCTCTGCCATCACACATGTCAGACACATGACTCTGGCTTCGTCCTAAATGTTCATCCTTAAGGAGATTCATATAAACTACTGATTCCCCATACTCCCAGGATACCTCAAGGGCTGTGTAACCTGGCCAGCAAATGAGTCCTGGAACATCACAGTCTTTGGGCCTTGGTGTGTTGAAGCTGACATGTTGCCACCTGTCACACCCAGCTCATAACCACAACTACGGTATACACAGACatgcttttatgatttttttttcttcaaggctaggGATCAAGTCCATGGCCTCACTCATGCTATTGAAACCCTCTACCCCCAGGTACATCTCAGCCCCCAAAATGCTTGTTGTAGCTGTCCTGATGTCTCCTGGCAGGCAAGATGTCAGTCGATAATGAACTGATCATGGGTCAACGTCCAGAGAGCTTCTGTTCCTGCCACTCGAACAATGCTTTTCCAGGCTTGCCTGAGTGCTGTGGTCCTGTTTCCTCTATGTGTCAACAATGGAGAGTTCAAAGGTCTCCCCGACTCCAAGCATTATTTGTGGGTCAGCTAGGCAGCGCAAGTCTGGCTGAGACCTATGGGTGCTAGTGGCTGTCCTGGTAGGGGTGGTTAGAACAGGCCCAGAAGGGGGAGGAGCCCTTAAGGTCTTGCCCAGCCAGAGAAGCAGGTCTGGCTTTGGAGTTTGCAGAGCGGGGTTATATGTCAGCAGGTCTCAACCTGCCTGTACTTCCATAAGGGAAGCAGATGGTTTGggaaaatccaatttaaaaaggaaagaaatccaatTAGTCCTCCAGGGATCTAATGGCCAAGACTGGAGTGGGGGCAATTGCATTATCTTTTTAGGACTCACTGAGCCAGGAtgaaggctgggggtgggtgggtaggtagagaACACCCCTGGGTCACTCAGGCCTGGACAGAttgaggggaagaagagaaaagttcCCGGccgtttcatttcttttcctcagaCCTGCTCTGTAGCTTACGTGAAACTAAAGGCTGACTTGTCTCCACACAACCAGAGCCATAGCAACAGTCTTCAGATGCTTGAATGAGGAGCCCCAGGGCCCCAGAGGAACGGTGGGACTTAGAAATCTAACCTGGCTCATCCTCCTTTTTTTGCTTATCTGGCAAAATATACTCAACTTACAACATGCCattttcaccatttttttttttttctttcctgagacagtgtttgtctgtgtagccttggctgttctagaccaagctggcctgcctgcctctgcctcccgagtgccaggattaaaggcgtgtgccaccacatctgggcaTTTTCACCATTTTAATGTAGCCCTCTGCATCTTTCCACGTTCCCCAGACACTGGAATCTTTGGGCTCTCACTGAACAGTAACTCCTGAACCAAtgggatgatggctcagtgggcaaaggcgcGTGCTACCTACCAAGCCCGAGGACTTGACTTCAATATCTAAAAGCCACATGGCTGAAGAGAGCAAACTTTGACAAGTTGGCCTTTGTCCTCCACATATGAGCTGAGGTACGAACCTCCCTCCTTGGCTAAATAGAAATTcccaataaaaaagtaactaagaaaccaaacaaaactctaGTAAtcttctgtttccctctccctAGCCCCGAGTTTCAGCTGTTCTATTTTCCGCCTCTGACTTTACCTGTTCCGGGCCCTTCATGTAATTGTGGATTCTTGCCTTtggtgtctggcttatttcacttaccaCAGTGTCTTGTCTAAGTCTCATCCACATTGCTGTGTCATCCttgcattctttctcttttttttttttttttttgagacatgatctcatgCATCCCAAGTTAGCCTCAAATTCATTGGCAGCTGaagcgcccccctccccccgccctttttaaaaaagtactggAGAGCCTAACTGGGCTGTATACCTAGCTCTGCTTCTTTTGAGATacggtctccctatgtagccctggctggcctcaaactcacagcgaaccacttgtctctctgcctcccaagtactgggatcaaagaaGAGTATCGGCGTTCTCAGCCCTTAAGGCCAGACAATGTTTCTACTCCGGTCACCTGTTGCTATGGGCACGTCATAGCGTTCAGGAACATTTCGGGTCTCTCTTGTTTTGGCCCGTGCTCTTGATCACACTGAGCCATCGCTGCagtcacacctttttttttttttttttttttttaaggttaataAGAATCTAAACTGAATCAAGGATGGGGAAGGAAGATGTTTCCTGTGTTTCTGCCCAACTTGCTCAGCtctgtgctgagggtccagccCAGCAACTCGCCCCAGTGTCAGAGACAAGAATGGCCACAGCGTTGCCTGGTGCTGCCAGCTGGTTCTTGCTCTCTCTTATCAGTCTTCTCGACTAGTCCCGGGGCCTGTGGAGGGACAGATTCCTGTGCTGAAGCCCCGCGGGTATGTATCTTAGAgtggttctgtttctttctttcctttttttttttttttgttcaaatgtttcttatatatataattaatttattcatattacattacaattgttatcccatcccttgtatcctcccattcctccctccctcccattttcctcttactcccctcccctatgactgtgactgaggggggacctcctccccctgtatatgctcatagggtatcaagtctcttcttgatagcctgctatccggTTCTGTTTCTTTGATTAAGCCCTGATGGACACATACTCATTTAGCCATTCAACCAACAAGTCTTCATGGGTAAGGACATTGAGCCCTGACTGTGCCCAGATACCAAGGTCTTGGTGCTAGAGGCACAAACTGAGTACCAGGACTCACGGGATGCTGTTGATGTAAGGACTCATTCTTGTGTGGACCCTTATAGCAAAGCTGTAGGACCGTCACGTCAAAAATCCCCCAATCTATCACACCTCAATTTCCTTACTAGCTGTGGGGACACCCACCTTCCAATCTGCGTCTCATTTACTGCCCTAAGAACACAAAGCAGCTGAGGGACCCGGGTGTGGCGACTCGCCaggtaatctcagctcttgggaggtttGAGGGCTTCCTGGAccgtgaggccagcctgatctacatacagAGAAAACTCCCGGACAGTCAGGGTTGcacaatgaaactctgtcttgcaaaaacaaaaaaaccaaccaaccaaccagccaaacaacaacaataaaactaatTTAAAGAAATCAATACCCCCAACCAGTCTTAGACATTGTTATAATCTTTTATTATGTATCAAATTGTCTTCAATATAACTTACAACCTGATTAAATCTGATAGATACTTTCATCtatttaaaggcaaaaaaaaaattctttttatgtaCAATATCTTCTGTCTAGAGTCTGGCAAATATAGTACCTTTCATTGCAGGATTTTTGCTTAACATAACAAACAAAGATAAACAACCCCCCCAAATAATCAAAGCAAAGTGAACCCCCAGATTCCCTCAACTACAAATGCCAGTAATGAACAAAGcattaaaaagacaaacacagaatGACTTTGTTTAGAAATGCATAATGAATACTAATATTAGTGGCAAAAAACCAAACGGCCTGGCAGTCTTCAGGGCCATCGGTCCTGCTCGGGGTTGGGGCAGACTCTAGACCATTTCTCTGCTCCTGCGGATGGCGCAGCACAGGATCATGCTGAAAATCATGCCGAAGATCTGCAaagacaagggggggggggggcggtttaaGGGGGGGGGGCGCGCGTTCGCCTGAGTGAAAGGGAAAGCGGGCATCATTCATTCCGAGACAAAGACCAGAATACAGCAAGGACGGCCGCACTTGGATTCCGGTAGTTAGCCAGCTGCTGAGATACGCAGCACGGACCATTTTCTCAGAGAACATTCTGGGCGAGGCCCTGAGAATGCAGCATTAGTGTTTCCAACACAACATGCAGGTTAGGACTCTCTcaccctctttcctttttgtggtgctgggaatgaaggccTTTGCCCACTCCAGCCAAGTGCCCTACCTCAGTCCCAGTGCTCCTACGTCCAGGTagtgaaaagaaaatactgaTGGCACCCACGTggccaggtcagccagggttgcATTAGCCGTTGAGCCAATGGCACTTGTAACTGCCCGGGCACAGCCGACTGACAAGTCCTCTGCTTCTCTGGACCACCCATCACTTACCATCACCACAGCGATGCCAATGCCCACTGCTCCAATGACGTGGAACTTGTTGTTGAAGACATCACTGATGGCGTCCGGGCAGGACTGTGGGAGGCAAGCAAGACGGGGTCAGAAACACTCTCACTTTGGGTGTGTACCTCTTCTCTGCTGGTTTGCTCACTTCCGTATCaggcagggaggcctggtggccagCGGGCCAACTGGGATAGTTGCATTTGGGTATCAAAGCTGTCCTGGCTGCTGGCCAGAAGGGGGAAATGCAAGCTATGGGAGGTGGGTACTTGAAACTTGAGAAGACAGACTTCCGAGAAGGGGGAGGTTCGaggcctttttccttctttctgtttacttttatgtgtctccatacatgtgtgcacagcaTGTTTGTGCCTGCTGTCTGTGGAGCTCAGAAgaaagagggcatgggatccctggTTCTGAGAAGcaatgctgggaatcgaacctgggtcatctggaagagcaacaagtgctcttaccccaccccccacccccttccccactttttctcttttagaagtaatgaggcaggaacctggagcctctCTCACCAGGCATAGGACCCCTTGGGGTCTACTTCCTTGGGGCTTTAGAGTCACTTTTATTAttctgcttctggattagggAAAACTGACTAAGCAGGAACAGTTTCCAAAGTCTCAGGAGCAGGCATATGTAACCCCACGGGACATGCTTGTTCTTCAAAGTGTGGGACTCAGTGGGCAGCTGTGTGTGGTCCCAGGGGCCTGTagctgtgggggctggggggggggggaggatttaCAACGTATCCGGATCTGGCCTTTGTTTTGCTGCCCCTTGAggaaaggcttctgggaagagtGCTGCCTAAGCAGTCAGGCAGGGTGCCAGAGGTTTGCTTCTAAGTTTTACCTTATACTGCAagttttccagaatgttctttttGGGGCAGGTGTTCGAGATAAACTGTTCCGCCGCACCACCTACTAGGCCACAGCAGTTCAACtgaagagagaaggcagagattgggggtagggggtgggttAAGAGGCATGCCATTCTGGTACAGGAATCCCAGAGTATGGACATGCTGTGGGGATGGGGAAGATGGGGTCACTGGTTTCTACTAGAGAGGACCTACCGCCATGTGGATGGCTTTGAGTGTTTCCCGCTGGAGTTCATCGTTGGCCTTTAACTTATGGTACGTGTCCTTGTAAAATTCCTGGAGTTCCTTAATCACCTGTGAGCGACAGACGAGTCAGCAGCCCTCGAAAGCTTCCTCACAGATACTTTTTCAAGCACTTGGCTAACTGCTTTTCTTGGCACCATCCCTGCTTTAAAGCACCCAGATTACAGGAGTTTGCTGTCTTACCTACCTAAGTTTCTTTTGAGGTGGTAGGTATTTTTGAGGTACTAGGGATCCCTAGCCCCTATCTCttcttaaatctttttaaatcaGTTGTATAGTTTTTTGAAAAACAGGAacctcagctgggtggtggtggtggtgcacgccttttaatcctaacacacaggcagaggc encodes the following:
- the Cd9 gene encoding CD9 antigen; amino-acid sequence: MPVKGGSKCIKYLLFGFNFIFWLAGIAVLAIGLWLRFDSQTKSIFEQESNHSSFYTGVYILIGAGALMMLVGFLGCCGAVQESQCMLGLFFGFLLVIFAIEIAAAVWGYTHKDEVIKELQEFYKDTYHKLKANDELQRETLKAIHMALNCCGLVGGAAEQFISNTCPKKNILENLQYKSCPDAISDVFNNKFHVIGAVGIGIAVVMIFGMIFSMILCCAIRRSREMV